The sequence GTCATTGGAGGGCCAAATGACCTCTTTGCTTAGGGTGGGATGCCAACAATGCCTTGGTCACTCTGATTCATGCATCAATTACTGTAATGCTCTTTTATGTGGCACTTTCATTGGAATTGTTCCAGAAGCTGCAACTGGTGCTATTGCACTTGAGTTGAAGGAACTGCAATGCCTGACAATCAGCTACCGGGCCCAGTTCAATATTTTGTTGTTAACATAGAAAGCCTTGAAGAATTCAGGACTGCGTTACCTGAAAGACTGCTTGCTCCTGCATGGGCCAGTAAGATCACTTAGATCATCTAGGAAACTTCTAATCATGGCAGTGCACCCTACACAATATTATAGGGTAGAGACAAAAAAATTGACATTTTCTGCTCTTGCCCTTGTACTATGTGCCATATGTAAAGCAGTAGCTATCAGTTGCTTCAGATATCTTGTAAAGACTTACTGTATCATGATGCTCTGGTTTTCCCTGATGCATAAGATTTTACACAGTTATATGTGCTTGAGTCCCCTACATTGTTTTATATACTCTTATATGAATACTTTCATGATTTTAAGCTCTGCTTTTAAATTAAGAAattgcaaaatataaaatatactgTATTCTTCCTTCCACTTGACTACCTccatattttttcctttctttctttaagcgataatttttttttattgttgattGGACAAATTCCATTCCCCCCTTCAACTGAAAAAGATGCAAAAACCTGCTGGGCGTAATGAGACCATCATTACAGAATTCATCCTTCGTGGCTTTGGAGACTTCCATGACCTACAAATTCTTCTCTTCATTGTTTTTCTCATGATCTACATCATGACCATGGTTGGGAACCTGATCATTGTTGGACTAGTTGTGACTGATCGGCACTTACACacacccatgtatttcttccttgGAAATTTGTCTTGCTTAGAGACCTGTTACAGCTCAACCATCCTCCCCAGAATGCTGGCCAGTTTATTAACACATAATGATAGTGTGTCTATTCATAGCTGCTTGGTCCAATTCTGGACTTTTGGGGTTTTAGCAGGAACAGAATGCTATCTCCTGGCAGCAATGTCTTATGATCGTTGCCTGGCAATATGTCGACCACTGCATTATTCCACGCATATGAATGCAAAGGTTTGCCTCCTGCTGGTGGTTGGATCTTGGATGAGCAGCTTTGTGATGGACACAACAGTATTTATATTTGTATTGCAGTTAACATTCTGCGGCCACAATGTCATTCAACATTTCTTTTGTGATTTCACTCCATTGATTAATCTGGCCTGCAGTGACACACGGCGGGTTAAACTCATATCAACTGTTCTGACTTCAATAGCTACCCTGCCACCATTCATTCTGACCTTAGCATCATACATGTACATCATTGCAGCCATTCTTCAAATTCCATCCACCACAGGGAGGCAAAAGGCCTTCTCTACTTGCTCTTCTCACCTCATTGTGGTGACCATTTTCTATGGCACTCTCATCATTGTATATGTTTTGCCAGATACCAATGAACTAAAAGAGCTGAACAAATTATTCTCGGTTTTTTACACTATTTTGACACCTCTAGTCAATCCCCTCATATACAGCCTGAGGAACAAGGAGGTGAAGGAAGCCTTGAGGAGAGCAGGCAGCCATATGTGCAAATGTGTATTCAACTCTGGCCTTCAAATCTTTAGATGTTGCATAAGGTGACTAGACTTTGGAGGCTATGacgggggtaattagcctccttaacccccccaggattgtggggggggggcggcccttgcctgctgtgccctataccacccctgaATTTGTGGgagtgggggcactaggcacaaagccctcctgtgggattccggcactcctggacgccgtccctgattcgcgccgc comes from Podarcis raffonei isolate rPodRaf1 chromosome 13, rPodRaf1.pri, whole genome shotgun sequence and encodes:
- the LOC128400335 gene encoding olfactory receptor 11A1-like — translated: MQKPAGRNETIITEFILRGFGDFHDLQILLFIVFLMIYIMTMVGNLIIVGLVVTDRHLHTPMYFFLGNLSCLETCYSSTILPRMLASLLTHNDSVSIHSCLVQFWTFGVLAGTECYLLAAMSYDRCLAICRPLHYSTHMNAKVCLLLVVGSWMSSFVMDTTVFIFVLQLTFCGHNVIQHFFCDFTPLINLACSDTRRVKLISTVLTSIATLPPFILTLASYMYIIAAILQIPSTTGRQKAFSTCSSHLIVVTIFYGTLIIVYVLPDTNELKELNKLFSVFYTILTPLVNPLIYSLRNKEVKEALRRAGSHMCKCVFNSGLQIFRCCIR